One part of the Paenibacillus silvisoli genome encodes these proteins:
- the hisJ gene encoding histidinol-phosphatase HisJ produces MSTIMKWDGHTHTKFCYHGSDAPSEQYVDRAIELGFTRYTISEHPPLPAGWIQDPKLMRELAMPSEELPLYIAHAQSIKRRYEGRIDIAVGLELDYLQGALPFTEAIVAQYEKQLEDVVYSVHYLPGKDGVMYCVDYTADDFAANLLSYYGSMEKVVDEYYNHVEAAIAFAAKLPMRKRIGHINLIEKFSLKLPPIDEAQIRSRLTAILPLLKQGGVGIDVNTAGLRVPSCGKPYVPEWFMQACAEEGVQLVYGSDAHRPDHVGTGWDWFEAQLKRV; encoded by the coding sequence ATGTCAACCATCATGAAATGGGACGGGCATACCCATACGAAATTTTGCTACCACGGCAGCGATGCGCCGTCGGAGCAGTACGTGGACCGCGCCATCGAGCTGGGCTTTACGCGATATACGATCAGCGAGCACCCGCCGCTTCCGGCCGGCTGGATTCAAGATCCGAAGCTGATGCGCGAGCTGGCGATGCCGAGCGAGGAGCTTCCTCTCTACATCGCGCACGCACAGTCGATTAAGCGGCGGTATGAAGGCCGGATCGACATCGCCGTCGGCTTGGAGCTCGATTACCTGCAAGGCGCGCTGCCGTTTACGGAAGCGATCGTCGCGCAGTACGAGAAGCAGCTGGAGGATGTTGTCTATTCGGTTCATTACTTGCCGGGCAAGGACGGCGTTATGTATTGCGTTGATTATACGGCGGACGATTTTGCGGCGAACTTGTTGAGCTATTACGGCTCGATGGAGAAAGTCGTCGACGAATATTACAACCATGTGGAGGCGGCAATCGCTTTTGCCGCGAAGCTTCCGATGCGCAAACGGATCGGCCATATCAACCTGATCGAGAAATTCTCGCTCAAACTTCCGCCGATCGACGAGGCGCAGATCCGGAGCAGATTGACCGCGATTTTACCGCTGCTGAAGCAGGGCGGCGTCGGCATCGACGTCAATACGGCGGGACTTCGCGTGCCGAGCTGCGGCAAGCCCTACGTGCCGGAATGGTTCATGCAGGCATGCGCCGAAGAAGGCGTCCAGCTTGTTTACGGCTCGGACGCGCACCGTCCCGACCACGTGGGAACGGGCTGGGATTGGTTCGAAGCCCAGCTGAAGCGGGTATAG